Within the Camelus dromedarius isolate mCamDro1 chromosome 2, mCamDro1.pat, whole genome shotgun sequence genome, the region TAACAttgaccatatgatccagaagtctaaaatgttttctatcttttcttttctttttttttttttaaaaaagcttggTGATTCCTGCTCTAGGTAAAACAGGAATAGACAAATACTGTGAAAAATAGACAATATCTTTctaaattattaaacatttgcTGCTATTTCAATTGAATTATCAACTTGGTAGGTATGTACAAAATTGGCAGTATTTTTCAGTTGTGCTGTAAGAAGTAGGCTGGAAAAGAAAATACGCTAATTGGAAAATTAGAAGAGCTTGAATGATTTCATTTGCTATGTGATTTTATACCTAGATAAATCAAgtaaatatatatagcaaaaatGCCTTCTAAATGTAATACTAGAATCTAGTCACAAGACTGAATAAAAGGTAAACACTgaataaaaggtaaaatatttctCAATATTGACAATGAgtacctaaaaatataaatattgctGATCAGTATGATAATGCCTATGAATTACTTAGGAAAAATTCCACAAAAGATAGTGATTCTATATGAAGAAATCTATATGATCttatgaagaataaaaaattagatataaatgaattaacataTATAACACTTCTGGGATGAGACAAGGTTAGCATCATAAAtatgttaagttttaaaaaaaatcatgaacacATTTAATACAATACCAATTGGTATTGTATTCTAACTTctgaaaaatgtaatgaaataacCTTAATgttcacaggaaaggaaacatcTGACAGTATcaagaaaatatgataaaaataattagtGACTATTTGGCTATGACTAGATATAGGATGTATCATTAAGTCAGCATAATTGAATCATAAGGTGCTGCTGTAAGAACAGGTAGTGATATCAGTGCAACAGAGGTAAGAATCTAGAAATAGATCCCATTACTTGTGGGAATTTAATGTACAGCATTTCAATTTAGCAAGAAATGAATGGTTTACTTAATAAATTGTGATCACACAGTTGTCTAGCCAACTGACCAAAGTACAAAAAGGTTAGATTTGTGGGAAGTATTTGAAAATCAGAGAACAGAGTTACAGAAACAGAGTAAAGTCTTCAACACACAAATTACACTTATAAACTgacaagaaaaaagtaaacaacccaatagaaaatACAGGCAATGGATATTAAAGGACAATTGAAAGAGCAAATACAAGCAGCCGgtaaacagagaaaaatgctCATAATCCCTAACAGTCAGGGAATCACATATTAGAGATAACCTTCCCTACTCCTATCTGCTGAttttagatttcctattttaGTTTGCAGTTTATCTGAGCTGAGTCtgggtgttatttctttttcttaccagaACTCCTTGCAATTTCTGAATCTGAGGATCCTTGGCACCAAGTCTGCAAGATTCTTACCCATGTATCTCTTTGAGCATTATCTCAAAACATCCTCTGTCCTCTCTTTTTCTGTAATTCCTCTTTGGCATACACAACAGTAGTTTATTCTAGCTTCCATGTCCCTTCAAATTTGTCTTCTTCCCACCTCCTCTTTATTTTCCTCACATGGGATCATCCAGTTCCCTAATTCTGTCCTCACCTGTATCTAATTTGTAGCTCATCCTTTCAAATGAGGTTTTATCAATGACTATTCCTCATTTTCGGAGGTTCTGCTTGACTTGTTTTCATCCTCTTTTCCTCTATAACTTGTTTCATCTTTCCcttataacctttttttttccccttaggctCTTTAGTGTCTGTTTAGGTATTTCTTAGATGATTGATTGCAGACTGTTCTATTACATGCAGTTTGTTTCTGATGGATTAGTTTCTGGAGCAGTGTGTAATTTTTGAGTCTACTCATGTGAAGACAGGCTTATTCTGTAGGAGTAGAGGGTGCCCTTGGTGATCAATCTCCTTCTAGTATGCTTTTGCATTCAATTCTCCCATCTGTATCACCACTCAACATCAAGATCTATATTTTGAGATTCATGAACCATAATGGTGGTATGAATTCAATCTTGAAACTCATTGAGAGGACTGGATTGGGATATCAGTTTCATGTAggcatatttttttcctcctactgCAAGAAGACAGATTCCCTTATCATCTCTATGGGATACAAAGTCTACTTGCCCTTCTTTTACTCCCCTTGGGATAATCTTCTCATGGCTTTAACTACCATAAGTATGCTGAAAACTCTGGCATTTTTCCCTTACATACCTAGAATCCACCATGACTCAGAAACAAATCATCAGCTTCCCACAAATCAACTGTTTCCttttcaagatccttaatttgGCCAATGGCATCATTATTCATTCAGGTTCTTAAACATCAGACATCAGACTAATGAGACATAAGACTCATCtgtaaattttctttcattctccacTGACATCCAATCTATGAAACGTTTCCACTCACTACACTTAGGAAATGTTTCtgagttgtttcttcttttggaatGGCTCTTGCTCCTTCATATTCAGGGTATTATCTCTTTTCTACTCCAGGTTTCCATGAAATTGGCACCATAATGGGGTCCATGTTCCATAGTCGTCCCTCATACTGATAATTCCTGCTTTCAAAATTTCCATTATCTAGCCTACAGAAAGTGACTCAAAAGACTATTTTCTCAATTCCCTTAAAGGTGTTGCCTAGTTAGAACCATTCTAGATGCACAGGAGAGAAGTTAATTCATTGTACATAATGGATGCTTTAAGGCATCCTTTGGTATGCTGGATGATTTCTAACTTTCTTATCATTAAATATAAAAGTTTCACACTCCAGTCTGACTTGCTTCAccagtattttcatttattttatataaataaaatatataccagCAAAACTTCCATTAATATTCCCTGAAAAAAACAATTACTTTTTCACTCCTCTGGATCTTTTATGGGAATGATAACCCCTACATAGGGAACTATTATTATAATCCATAATCTTGTAAAATCTTTAAACATACATAGTTTATATctaccccctacacacacacacacacaaacacacacacacacacacacacacacatactctgcATCCTTTGTAAGAGTCTTTATAAAGTCTCTATTACATTGTAATGTGTTTTCTTAGAATTTCCTGTCTCCCTCATTAGACTCTGAAGCCACTGAGGGGTGATCGTCTTTATATAACAGAGGAATTGAAAATTATATGACTACAGAAGCCAGGCAGATAATATAAAAGGATGAAGCTGGATAGTAGAAAACCTTGGGAAGTCAGGAGACTGTGGCAGAGTTCCTGCATCTTATTTCTCATAAGGGGGCAGCCCTGCTCAGCTTTAGATTTTTGTCCCTTCTATGAAAAGGATCTAGTTTAACAGATTTTATACTTATAAAAGAGAATCATGATATTAAGATTAAGTTTTATAATCTGTTGAGTTTTAAGCATTTGCAACTAAATAATATGGGCTATAAGGCTGGGccccatttgttgaaaaattgCTGTGAAGAAATTCCTCCAGGTAGTAAATACAAGGATAGATTGTGATTTCTGAGGAGTGAATTTAATACAAGGATAAAGGAGAGATCACAGAGAAGCATAAATGGGTAGTACatcttacattatttttgttaaaattctctTTGCATAATTGGGCGTTTTGTAGGAACTCAAATATGAAGAGGGCCTAGAGCACTGGCAGCCTGCTGTGGTTCAGACTAAGGAGGGACCATAGGCTTTGGGAATCAGACTTAGATGAGAAAGTTAACGTTCCATTTAAAATGGATAATATACATACAGGAACCaacatatttaaatgttaaatggtttgtttatatttatttgacTACaaagctctgtttttttttccatttagcaTAGTCAACACTGATGTGTAATCAGACCAATAACCATCTCTCTGACCAAAGATAAACATATGAGCACACTGAGTCCCTCTTGAGATACAAGGatgtacacatttatttaatatgtttataaTATCCTCCCAGTTTATATTATCCTTATATTAGGAAACCAAGACCTATAAACATTATCACATCTCTTACCTCAAAATCAACATCTGCACAACAGCTGCAGACAATACATGGGCCAGTAATTTTCAGAACATCTTCTCTCCTCTCATTTTGAACTGTAAACTTTGGCAGGCATAGGTCCCAGGTCTGATTAACATAACCTATGGGTACACCAGGAGGAGCGTAGACTTCTATCTACAAAAGCAAAGGAATATAAAAATCATAATCACAACAATGTCTAATAAGAACTCTCATACTGAACACTTTCTAAGTGTCGGACACTGTTCTAAGGACCACATCCTTAATTCTTAATTTGTTCTTAATTCATACCACATCCCTACCAGGTTGGCACTATCATTCCTATTAATAGGAGAAATAACTGAAGAACAGATAGGTTAATTAACTTGTATCATATTCCCCAGCTGCAAAGTAGAAGAGATGAGACACAAACGTGGGGAGGCTGTGTGCACAGTCTACACTCTGAGCACTGCTCTACTGGCCTCATGTATTTCTAAATTTCCACACGAAAAATGTCTAAATTGCAAAGAGCTCTTTACCTAAGCTCCTTTAAAAACAGTAGTTTAGATGCATGGACAGAGCTCTGATCACTGGGGCAGTTTTCAAATATGAGTGGCAGTGGTGCTGTGATGGAAAGAAATGGAGCCTGGAGTGTTGGTTCTGCTGTATAGTTGGGCCACTTTGAGACCATCCCAGTATGCTTATCCTAACTAAGGACCTCCTAGGACTGTTTATTGAGATCAATAATATAATGTATGCTAATATGCTCTATAAATTGTAGAGAATATTCTGTCAAACGCTTAGTTTTTCCTCACTTATTCttatgaatattattattatctaaaCTAAAcgacatggaaaacaaaacaattcgGTATGAATAAGATcagttttcctttcaaaataagtACAGTATTAGACGTCAGATATCTATGTGCTTGCATGTCTGTCCTGCCCTCACAGCTGCCCGTATGGATGGCTGAGtgacaggcagggctgggctcagGCCCGTGGGATCTAGGCAGAGGCCAACTTCCTGTAAACACTCTGCCTGGCGTCTCCCCGAGATCCATGTTCTCTGCCAGGCTGTCAAGTAACATGAAAGAGACCACTGGACCTCATGGAGCTGAAGGTGCTCACAACTAGCATATCCCTATAACAGGGACTCAAATATGTTACTTTTTTCCAATGGAGAACTGAAAAACACAGGAGTTGAGATTTCTCAGGGGGCCTTCTCCTAGGTTTGCTCCTTGTAGGTTGGCTAAAATTGTGAGATGAACACATCTGTCCTTTTCCTCATTCTTCTGTCCACTTGCCTCTGGGATGGCATTCGAGGGTATCTCCATGGTGCCCTCCTCTGGCATTGGCCAGGCCCTCATGGTCATTTTGGGAGAGGGACTTGACTGAGGTGCCCTACCTGCTTAGCTCTCCCTGAAGATTGAGGCGTCTGGTCTCTGAGATCTCTGATCTCACCCCCCAGGAGGCGCCCTACTCAGGGACAGGGGGCTAAGTGCTCACTCTTttccacctgccttccttcctgtaCAGTTTACTCTCAGGTATAAACCAATAGCTTGTGGACCACTTTTCCTTTAGATCTCAGTTTGATTATATAAATTCAACAAGAGGGTAAAATTCTTACAGAACTACTTTGCAAAGTACCCTGGTAACCGCTCACCAACCTCCTGCAGGCAGCAGGGGAAACAACAGCTGGTACACCGTAGTGGTCTCTCCAGAGTTATGACCTCTCGGCCCATGTTATCAAGAATCCTCATGGTAAAAGGCCTAGAAGGCCCACAGAAATTTCGGGTACAGCAATCAGTATCCTCTGCTGCAAAGTAAATCTTCTGTCCAAGGCTGTTCTTAATTTCATATTTGTTACTAGTTTCAAAACCTGTAAGgactaaaaacataaaagaggGAATCATTATGAGTAATTGTTAAAAGAATAAGGAATCTATCTTAAGATACTACAATATCTAATTATACCATTTTTAGATGATACTTCaacacaggagaaagaaaaggaaaggtttttaGAGATGAtctaaacagagaaagaaaggcaaaggTAGTGGAGGAGAGTGTATTAAGGGACTGAGAAATTAAGAGAATCCATGTGAGGCATGGACAAGAAGACAACTCATATATTCCTAATTGCATAGGCCCATGTCAGAAAGGGAGACTCTGCTGTGAGGGCTGGTGCGAAGCTGCAGAGGGCCGGAGCTGTGCTAAGTGTTTGCAGAACATGTCTCCTTGTTCGTGTGTTCAAGTGTGGAGGAGAATACAGGATGATTGCTCTGTTTATGCTCCTTATAAGATTATATTGAATAAATTGGCTTGAGATTTTGTTTAATAAACCATAGCCATGGCTTATCATTCTGCACTGTGTGAGAAAGGTATGACAGGGCTTACCCTCAGTGCACACGTGTGAAAAGGGAGGGAATGGAATGGAAGGTGAGATAGAACATCACCCTGGGCCCAGGGCACCCTTGTTGAGCTCAGCAGTGGTTGTTCAGAAGTGGGAGGTGGGTACTAGACAAGGCAGAAAGGTGCTTGGCAACCAAGGCTGCAGCTCATAGGATGTCTAGACTACTGGCATCCTAAGGGAACCCTGTACCTTAGAGGGGGCTGATCTCTTCATGGAGGAAACAGCCATGCTAAATGCTGACACTCATGTGGTATCTCACCAAAGGGCTTCCCATATTGAACTGTACTTTGGAAATCTCTCCTTGCTTAGAGCCAGGAAGGAGCAAGTAATGGTCTCACTTGTCCACAGCCCTCATTAACATGGGTCATAGGATGTCAGGAGCCACCAAATAATGAGCAATTAATAGAAACATAGGAGACAAAAACCACTCTCTAATATTGGTGTGGATGGACTGTTAGTCAGATGGAGATGTTCTTCACAAATTTTATCACCATGACCTCCCTTAAGTGTCTCTGCTCTGATTCAGAGAGGTCCTCACTCTGCTTCTAAAGGAACCTCCCTTTACCTTAATGTCCACCAGTCAAATATTTcatgagagaaaaattaaactgATTCATGACATGGGATCTATTACCTAAGAGTTTCATTAAGTAGCTTAATCTCAAAATtcttttccttatctgcaaaatgaaatcAGCAGGCTTACACAATATAAGTTTCCTTctggttatttaaaaatgaaaacaaataaaacaaaagaattctATAGCTATGTCTTTATTGTCTATTAAGGTTTGAATTGGAAAATGTATAATTGCCTGCCATAGTCTCAGatgctaaaaataaatcaagtaatcttcaatttctttatacTACTcataatgttaaaatataaagtttgaatttgagacaaaaagaaaataagaaaatgaaagacatcccttttaaaaaactgaataattCTAAACTACTAAATTTGAAGTTTACATTTCATGATTAATACAtttacatttccatatatataaaacttacaaTCTAAAAGCTGTAAATGGAGTGCTATATAATGTATGGTGtctgtttttttgggggggttataatCTCAAAAGTAAATTCtctaaataaatcattaaaaaattgagGCTACAAATTATCGTACAACAAAGAGCTTTTCCAATGAAAACAcagtataaacaaacaaataaaaatatataaatatatattataaatatttaacaatgtaCATTACAAGtgattttaatgtaataaacaaCAATTGTGTGGTCTCACCAAATCTTTTACT harbors:
- the LOC105089513 gene encoding phospholipid scramblase 2 isoform X2; its protein translation is MLLTQEHIYQLGIPLNILRQHIQIDQLLIHQQIELLEVLTGFETSNKYEIKNSLGQKIYFAAEDTDCCTRNFCGPSRPFTMRILDNMGREVITLERPLRCTSCCFPCCLQEIEVYAPPGVPIGYVNQTWDLCLPKFTVQNERREDVLKITGPCIVCSCCADVDFEIKSLDDKYVVGKISKQWTGLVRELFTDVDNFGIQFPLDLDVKMKAVMLGACFLIDFMFFENTRGEQRSGVW